The following are encoded together in the Bos javanicus breed banteng chromosome X, ARS-OSU_banteng_1.0, whole genome shotgun sequence genome:
- the LOC133243407 gene encoding spindlin-2, whose translation MKTPISQEAEGQQTRAVAGKATGSANMMKKKASQKKQRGRPSSQPRRNIVGCRISHGWKEGDEPITQWKGTVLDQVPINPSLYLVKYDGIDCVYGLELHRDERVLSLKILSDRVASTQVSDANLANTIIGKAVEHMFEDEHGSKDEWRGMVLAQAPIMKAWFYITYEKDPVLYMYQLLDDYKEGDLRIMPESNESPLAEREPGGVVDGLIGKHVEYTKEDGSKRIGMVIHQVEAKPSVYFIKFDDDFHIYVYDLVKKS comes from the coding sequence ATGAAAACCCCCATCTCACAGGAGGCCGAAGGCCAGCAAACCAGGGCTGTTGCAGGAAAGGCCACTGGGTCTGCAAACATGATGAAGAAAAAAGCCTCCCAAAAGAAGCAGAGAGGCAGACCTTCGTCCCAGCCCCGCAGGAACATTGTGGGCTGCAGAATTTCACATGGATGGAAGGAAGGTGATGAACCAATCACTCAGTGGAAAGGAACTGTTCTGGATCAGGTGCCTATAAATCCTTCTCTTTATCTGGTGAAATATGATGGAATTGACTGTGTCTATGGACTGGAACTTCACAGAGATGAAAGAGTTTTGTCTCTTAAAATTCTTTCTGACAGGGTGGCATCAactcaagtcagtgatgcaaaCCTTGCAAATACCATAATTGGTAAAGCTGTGGAACATATGTTTGAGGATGAGCATGGTTCTAAGGATGAATGGAGAGGAATGGTCTTAGCCCAAGCACCGATCATGAAAGCCTGGTTTTATATTACCTATGAGAAAGACCCTGTCTTGTACATGTACCAACTTCTAGATGATTATAAAGAAGGAGACCTCCGTATCATGCCAGAGTCCAATGAGTCTCCTCTCGCAGAAAGGGAGCCAGGAGGAGTTGTAGATGGTCTGATAGGTAAACATGTGGAATATACCAAAGAAGATGGCTCCAAACGGATTGGAATGGTCATTCACCAAGTGGAAGCCAAACCCTCTGTTTATTTCATCAAGTTTGATGATGATTTCCATATCTATGTCTATGATTTGGTGAAAAAGTCCTAA